TGACGCGCACCGCAAGGCTGAAGGCGTCAGCCGGGGCCGCCGGGGCCTGCTGATCGTGAACACCGGGAACGGCAAGGGTAAGACCACCGCCGCGCTGGGCCTGATGCTGCGCGCCCACGGCCGGGGCCTGCGCGTGCGGATGTTCCAGTTTCTGAAGCACGAGAGCGCCAAATTCGGCGAGCACCGCACCCTGGACGTGCTGGGCGTGCCGTACGAGGGGCTGGGTGACGGGTTCACGTGGCGCTCGAAGGACCTGGAGAACAGCGCCGCGATGGCCGCGCACGGCTGGTCCCTGGCCCGCGCCGCCATCGAGAGCGGCGAGCACGACCTGATCG
The DNA window shown above is from Deinococcus seoulensis and carries:
- the cobO gene encoding cob(I)yrinic acid a,c-diamide adenosyltransferase, with the protein product MTAELDPATRERRERAMQELAAARDAHRKAEGVSRGRRGLLIVNTGNGKGKTTAALGLMLRAHGRGLRVRMFQFLKHESAKFGEHRTLDVLGVPYEGLGDGFTWRSKDLENSAAMAAHGWSLARAAIESGEHDLIVLDEFTYALTYGWVPWPEVEAVLRARDPLLHVVVTGRDALPELIALADTVSEIRPVKHAYEAGIGAQTGIEY